Proteins from a single region of Runella sp. SP2:
- the meaB gene encoding methylmalonyl Co-A mutase-associated GTPase MeaB — translation MRHRLSVQAYVEGVLSGNRMVLSRAITLIESQLPSDKELAQQVLELILPHTGRSVRIGITGVPGVGKSTFIEAFGKKITGLGKKLAVLAIDPTSQRSKGSIMGDKTRMEELSHDPLAYIRPSPSSGSLGGVANKTRETMLLCEAAGFEIIFIETVGVGQSETLVKGMVDFFLLLMLAGAGDELQGIKKGIMEMADAVVITKADGTNQPATQRAVIEYQNALHLFPPTENGWYPQVKTCSALENKGLDAIWAMIEHFTQQVQQNGFFHRNRQQQSLEWMHSLIRYALEEQFYQHPKVLQQLGEIAAQVENEKWLPIKAATYLLEIFKNSPN, via the coding sequence TTGCGACATCGTCTTTCAGTTCAGGCTTATGTTGAAGGCGTTCTTTCGGGCAACCGAATGGTTTTAAGTCGTGCCATCACCCTTATCGAAAGTCAGCTTCCTTCCGACAAAGAACTAGCGCAGCAAGTTTTAGAGCTCATTTTACCGCACACTGGGCGTTCTGTTCGCATTGGAATTACGGGTGTGCCAGGTGTTGGAAAAAGCACGTTTATTGAAGCTTTTGGCAAAAAAATAACGGGTCTTGGCAAAAAGCTTGCCGTTTTGGCCATTGACCCCACCAGCCAACGCTCAAAGGGAAGTATCATGGGCGATAAAACCCGCATGGAAGAACTTTCCCACGACCCTTTGGCCTACATTCGGCCTTCTCCTTCGAGTGGCTCACTTGGAGGAGTTGCCAATAAAACCCGCGAAACGATGCTCTTGTGCGAAGCCGCTGGCTTTGAAATAATTTTTATCGAAACCGTAGGCGTAGGGCAATCTGAAACTTTGGTCAAAGGCATGGTCGATTTTTTCCTTTTGTTGATGCTGGCAGGTGCAGGAGATGAGCTTCAAGGCATAAAAAAAGGAATTATGGAAATGGCAGATGCCGTTGTCATCACCAAGGCCGACGGCACCAATCAGCCTGCTACCCAAAGAGCAGTAATCGAATATCAAAATGCGCTTCACTTGTTCCCCCCCACCGAAAATGGTTGGTATCCACAGGTAAAAACCTGCTCAGCCCTCGAAAATAAGGGTTTGGATGCTATTTGGGCAATGATTGAGCACTTTACGCAGCAAGTACAACAAAACGGCTTTTTCCATCGAAACCGTCAACAGCAAAGCCTCGAATGGATGCACAGCCTCATTCGGTATGCCTTAGAAGAGCAGTTTTATCAGCACCCCAAGGTTCTACAACAACTTGGCGAGATAGCGGCACAGGTAGAAAACGAAAAATGGCTGCCTATTAAAGCAGCCACCTATCTATTAGAGATTTTTAAAAACTCCCCTAATTAA
- a CDS encoding 2-C-methyl-D-erythritol 4-phosphate cytidylyltransferase translates to MTKFAIIVAGGSGTRMGKKMPKQFIEIGGKPILMHTIEKFLSYDFSLQLILVLPASEMQAWYALCDKHEFYPPIVTVTGGGTRFQSVKNGLQRISTKEGLVAVHDGVRPFVTPEIIAKGFEVAADKGAAVTSVPLKDSLRFVAEDGSNQSAERASYQLVQTPQTFRLDWMRPAFDAPEQPFFTDCASVLNFAGREVTLIDGAYENIKITTPEDILWAEAFLGSHH, encoded by the coding sequence ATGACAAAATTTGCCATTATCGTCGCTGGGGGAAGCGGAACACGCATGGGGAAAAAGATGCCAAAGCAATTTATTGAAATTGGCGGTAAACCCATTTTAATGCACACCATTGAGAAATTCCTTTCGTATGATTTCTCTTTGCAGCTCATTCTGGTTCTCCCAGCCAGCGAAATGCAAGCTTGGTACGCCCTGTGCGACAAGCACGAATTCTACCCTCCGATTGTCACCGTTACTGGCGGTGGCACCCGCTTCCAATCGGTCAAAAACGGGCTTCAACGCATCAGCACAAAAGAAGGACTCGTCGCTGTTCATGACGGAGTTCGTCCTTTTGTTACCCCCGAAATCATTGCCAAAGGGTTTGAGGTTGCCGCCGACAAGGGCGCTGCCGTCACGAGCGTTCCGCTCAAAGACTCTCTCCGATTTGTGGCCGAAGACGGCAGCAACCAATCAGCCGAACGCGCTTCTTACCAACTCGTTCAAACACCCCAAACTTTCCGACTCGATTGGATGCGCCCAGCTTTTGACGCTCCTGAGCAGCCTTTCTTCACCGACTGTGCCAGCGTTCTCAACTTTGCGGGCCGTGAAGTAACCCTCATCGACGGGGCGTACGAAAACATTAAAATCACAACGCCCGAAGACATTCTTTGGGCAGAGGCTTTTTTAGGTTCTCATCACTAA
- the queA gene encoding tRNA preQ1(34) S-adenosylmethionine ribosyltransferase-isomerase QueA: MKLSEFKFDLPQSLVALYPADRGDSRLMVVNRQTKKIEHKKFSEIIDYFSEGDVMVVNDTKVFPARLYGQKEKTGAKIEVFLLRELNREMRLWDVLVDPARKIRVGNKLYFGDSDLVAEVIDNTTSRGRTIRFLYDGNHDELMRAIDELGETPLPRDIKRKVEDADRERYQTIFAQHVGAVAAPTAGMHFTKVIQRRMEIKGINFAPITLHVGVGTFRQVDVEDLTKHKTDSENYAISEPSTVIINNALDNKKKVCAIGTTSLKALESSVSANNRVKPFVGWTDKFIFPPYDFKISNALLTNFHLPESILLMMTCAFGGHELIMEAYEVAIKEKYKFFSYGDAMLII, from the coding sequence ATGAAACTGTCCGAGTTCAAGTTTGACCTTCCTCAGAGCCTTGTTGCGCTCTATCCAGCCGATCGTGGCGACTCCCGCTTAATGGTGGTAAATCGTCAAACTAAGAAAATTGAACATAAAAAATTTTCCGAAATTATAGATTACTTCAGCGAAGGCGACGTAATGGTTGTCAACGATACCAAAGTTTTCCCTGCTCGTTTGTACGGACAAAAGGAAAAAACAGGGGCTAAAATCGAAGTATTTCTGTTGCGCGAGCTTAACCGCGAAATGCGCCTTTGGGACGTATTGGTGGATCCCGCACGTAAAATTCGGGTTGGAAACAAATTGTATTTTGGCGATAGCGATTTGGTAGCAGAAGTCATTGACAACACCACCTCGCGCGGCCGTACGATCCGCTTCTTATATGATGGCAACCACGACGAGCTCATGCGTGCCATCGACGAACTAGGCGAAACTCCCCTACCGCGCGACATCAAGCGCAAAGTAGAAGATGCTGACCGTGAGCGTTATCAAACTATCTTTGCCCAACACGTAGGCGCTGTAGCGGCACCTACCGCGGGGATGCACTTTACAAAAGTGATTCAGCGCCGCATGGAAATCAAGGGGATTAATTTTGCGCCTATCACTTTACACGTAGGCGTAGGTACTTTCCGCCAAGTGGATGTCGAAGATTTGACCAAGCACAAAACCGACTCAGAAAATTATGCAATTTCTGAACCAAGTACGGTGATTATTAACAACGCATTAGACAACAAGAAGAAGGTTTGTGCCATTGGAACAACTTCTCTCAAAGCACTTGAATCTTCGGTATCGGCCAATAATCGCGTTAAGCCATTTGTAGGATGGACTGATAAGTTTATTTTTCCTCCATACGATTTCAAGATTTCAAACGCGCTATTGACCAACTTCCACTTACCTGAGTCCATTCTATTGATGATGACTTGCGCATTCGGTGGACATGAGTTAATCATGGAGGCTTACGAGGTAGCCATCAAAGAAAAATATAAGTTTTTCAGCTACGGCGACGCCATGTTGATCATCTAA
- a CDS encoding GTP-binding protein: MKKKLPVTVLSGFLGAGKTTLLNHVLHNKEGLKVAVIVNDMSEVNIDAQLVARENTLSRTEEKLVEMSNGCICCTLREDLMVEVERLAKENRFDYLLIESTGISEPVPVAQTFTFVDEENGIDLSKWAQIDSMVTVVDAFNFAKDFGSVDTLQTRQLSEDPQDYRTIVNLLTDQIEFADIILLNKTDLVTKAQLEELTAIIKSLNPVAKIIPTTFGKVPPSTILNTGLFDYDKAEQSAGWIQELQNTASGKGHTPETEEYGISSFVFRDKRPFHPERFWNYLSNDWHAGIIRSKGLFWLASRPDEAINWSQAGGSLRAESAGVWWCSMPFNQRIRYSAYVSNQKLIESKWDKRFGDRQNELVIIGQDLNPKAIEQELLACLCTEAEIKKMEANERFFDPFPVL, translated from the coding sequence ATGAAAAAAAAATTGCCCGTAACCGTACTGTCAGGTTTTTTGGGGGCAGGTAAGACCACCCTACTCAACCACGTACTTCACAACAAGGAAGGACTTAAAGTCGCGGTCATTGTGAACGACATGAGTGAGGTAAACATTGACGCACAGCTTGTAGCGCGAGAAAACACCCTTTCTCGCACCGAAGAAAAACTCGTTGAGATGTCGAATGGTTGTATTTGTTGCACGCTCAGGGAAGATTTGATGGTAGAAGTAGAACGGCTGGCCAAAGAAAACCGCTTTGACTACCTACTCATTGAAAGCACAGGCATTTCTGAGCCTGTTCCTGTGGCGCAAACTTTCACGTTTGTGGACGAAGAAAACGGCATTGATTTGTCTAAATGGGCACAAATCGACAGCATGGTCACGGTGGTGGATGCCTTCAATTTTGCCAAAGATTTTGGTTCGGTGGATACCCTTCAAACGCGCCAACTCAGTGAAGACCCGCAAGATTATCGGACAATTGTCAACTTATTGACCGACCAAATTGAGTTTGCCGACATCATCCTATTGAACAAAACCGATTTAGTCACCAAAGCACAGCTAGAAGAGTTAACAGCCATCATCAAGTCCTTGAACCCCGTAGCAAAAATTATCCCAACGACTTTTGGCAAAGTGCCTCCTTCCACGATTCTAAACACGGGTCTATTTGACTACGACAAAGCCGAGCAATCCGCAGGCTGGATTCAAGAGTTACAAAACACAGCCTCAGGCAAAGGACACACGCCCGAAACCGAAGAGTACGGCATCAGTTCGTTTGTATTTCGAGACAAGCGCCCTTTCCACCCTGAGCGCTTTTGGAATTACCTTTCCAACGATTGGCACGCAGGCATTATCCGCAGCAAAGGACTTTTTTGGTTAGCTTCCCGCCCCGACGAAGCCATTAACTGGAGCCAAGCAGGCGGCTCCCTTCGTGCTGAAAGCGCGGGAGTTTGGTGGTGCAGCATGCCTTTTAACCAGCGAATTCGGTATTCGGCTTACGTCTCAAATCAAAAGCTCATCGAAAGTAAATGGGATAAGCGTTTTGGCGACCGTCAAAACGAACTTGTGATTATTGGGCAAGATTTAAACCCCAAAGCGATTGAGCAAGAACTCCTTGCGTGTCTTTGTACCGAAGCAGAAATCAAAAAAATGGAAGCCAACGAACGTTTTTTTGACCCATTCCCAGTTTTATAA
- a CDS encoding TonB-dependent receptor: protein MNKKELPPSSIFPTRPRRRWQHQFFTGWVLFLLFHSAYGQTAKDCHCLIKGVVKDRETRQPIVGAILRIEGTSFFATTDTSGRYKIDQICQGKYTLECRIVGYKIIKTSIVLEHSAEEDLNLREDEVHLQDVEIVARRIQTPLSQKSSLLEGQALDLTRGETLGDALKKISGVTTLQTGASISKPVIHGLHSNRVVIMNNGIRQEGQQWGSEHAPEIDPFIAKRLTVVKGAAGVRYGSDAIAGVILVEPDELPKTPRLSGEVNAAAFSNGRIGVVSGTLQGGLPQWKGWAWRIQGTLKNGGNIRTPDYFMANTGVRENNFSVTTGYRSSRFGVEAFFSQFVNNIGIFSGSHIGSTSDLLNVIKNGEPFIKTDFTRNIERPNQLILHNLLKGKAFYNFNGNRLSWTVGRQFNRRAEYDLHGPQASTTPALLFRITTLTSDLVLDHKPLGNGKMSGQLGLSGLYQYNFTDGRPLIPDFEQTNIGVFGLERWVFQHWELEAGARFDWRQLDVFRFIGSTPDPRHHSFNNGSGTVGVVYTPDEKLSFRANFGTAWRPPTPNELYSKGVHHGAASYEEGDETLRPEIAYNLIGSVEYTGQRFKGELGMYHNQISDFIYLKPQAEPILTIRGAFPYFKYTQTDATFTGFDLDTQWDIIPKHFSHNLKLSYLRAYDRREQGYLVFIPANRIENELRWNVGKVFSSKDTYVTLSHLWVDKQRRVPPNSDFMEPPSAYHLWNINIGGILSLKESSQLHWTFAVQNALNTSYRDYLNRFRYFATEQGRNISLKLRYTF, encoded by the coding sequence ATGAATAAAAAAGAACTTCCTCCTTCCTCAATATTCCCGACGCGCCCAAGACGCCGTTGGCAGCATCAATTCTTCACTGGATGGGTTCTTTTTTTGTTGTTTCACTCTGCTTACGGTCAAACTGCGAAAGATTGCCACTGTCTCATCAAGGGAGTCGTCAAAGACCGTGAAACCCGTCAACCCATCGTTGGGGCTATTTTACGCATCGAAGGAACTTCCTTTTTTGCCACAACGGACACCTCAGGACGGTATAAAATCGACCAAATTTGCCAAGGGAAATACACCCTCGAATGCCGAATCGTTGGGTATAAAATCATTAAAACCTCCATTGTTCTTGAGCACAGCGCCGAAGAGGACCTGAACCTGAGAGAAGATGAGGTTCACCTTCAGGACGTCGAGATTGTTGCACGGCGCATCCAAACGCCTCTTTCCCAAAAAAGTAGCCTTTTAGAAGGTCAAGCCCTCGACCTCACCCGTGGTGAAACGTTGGGCGACGCCCTCAAAAAAATATCGGGCGTCACAACCCTGCAAACTGGGGCATCGATTAGCAAGCCCGTCATCCACGGTCTGCACAGCAATCGGGTCGTCATTATGAACAACGGCATTCGCCAAGAAGGCCAACAGTGGGGCTCAGAACACGCGCCCGAAATCGACCCGTTTATTGCCAAACGCCTAACCGTTGTCAAAGGAGCAGCAGGTGTTCGCTACGGCTCTGACGCCATTGCGGGCGTTATTTTGGTCGAGCCCGACGAGCTTCCCAAAACCCCACGACTGAGTGGCGAAGTGAATGCTGCGGCGTTTTCCAACGGCCGCATTGGGGTTGTGTCAGGTACATTGCAAGGAGGATTACCACAGTGGAAAGGCTGGGCGTGGCGTATTCAAGGCACCCTCAAAAACGGTGGCAACATCCGCACTCCCGACTATTTTATGGCCAATACGGGCGTGCGAGAAAACAATTTTTCGGTCACAACAGGCTACCGAAGCAGCCGCTTTGGCGTTGAAGCATTTTTTAGCCAATTTGTTAATAACATTGGCATTTTTTCGGGTTCACACATTGGGAGTACGTCCGATTTATTAAACGTCATCAAAAACGGCGAACCATTTATCAAAACGGACTTCACCCGCAACATCGAACGCCCCAACCAGCTCATTCTCCATAACCTTCTCAAAGGAAAAGCATTTTATAATTTTAACGGCAACCGACTTAGTTGGACCGTCGGGCGGCAATTTAACCGTCGGGCCGAGTATGACTTGCACGGGCCGCAAGCATCCACTACTCCCGCGCTACTATTCCGCATCACTACCCTTACCAGCGACCTTGTGCTTGACCACAAGCCACTTGGCAACGGCAAAATGAGTGGACAACTTGGCCTAAGTGGACTGTATCAGTACAACTTTACGGACGGGCGGCCACTGATTCCTGATTTTGAGCAAACCAATATCGGCGTTTTTGGGCTAGAACGTTGGGTATTTCAACACTGGGAGTTGGAAGCTGGCGCTCGTTTTGACTGGCGCCAATTGGATGTTTTTCGCTTCATTGGCAGCACGCCTGACCCTCGACATCATTCATTTAATAATGGCTCTGGGACCGTTGGCGTAGTTTATACCCCCGACGAAAAGTTGTCGTTTCGAGCCAATTTTGGAACAGCTTGGCGGCCCCCTACGCCCAATGAATTGTACAGCAAAGGCGTTCACCACGGAGCAGCTTCGTACGAAGAAGGCGACGAAACTCTTCGGCCTGAAATCGCTTACAACCTCATCGGAAGTGTGGAATACACTGGCCAACGTTTTAAGGGAGAATTGGGAATGTATCACAACCAAATTTCTGATTTTATTTACCTAAAGCCCCAAGCCGAACCTATTTTGACCATCCGTGGCGCGTTCCCCTATTTCAAATACACCCAAACCGACGCCACATTTACGGGCTTCGACCTTGATACTCAGTGGGATATAATTCCAAAGCATTTTTCCCATAATTTAAAACTCTCTTATTTGCGCGCTTACGACCGCCGTGAGCAGGGGTATTTGGTGTTTATTCCTGCCAATCGCATCGAAAATGAATTGCGTTGGAATGTTGGGAAAGTGTTTTCTTCCAAAGATACCTATGTGACACTCAGCCACCTTTGGGTGGACAAACAGCGACGCGTACCGCCTAACAGTGATTTTATGGAACCTCCTTCGGCTTATCATTTGTGGAATATAAACATAGGGGGCATTCTGTCGCTCAAGGAATCGTCGCAATTACATTGGACTTTTGCGGTTCAAAACGCCCTTAATACTTCGTACCGCGACTACCTCAATCGGTTTCGCTACTTTGCAACCGAACAAGGCCGCAATATCTCCCTGAAACTTCGCTATACGTTTTAA
- a CDS encoding toxin-antitoxin system YwqK family antitoxin, translating into MFLHSSMSSFRFVPAFVTLCLAFTAAAQEQNPSSSKTKSQQLKERKAQADSMLQKAGIATPSLGVGATVGGKSVKPSDAKEFFSETLPDLGLKIKDIKKKEKARRQKKKKYHTDYEGLAINRMTSSTGSGDRITQIEFHVLKEYRQPRTYDGLDVYWYDTRNRIITKSVMKDKEAALILHGPYKRYVSGNLVEEGNYYIGTKDGRWESYDGDYKLLDKSKWKHGFPAESRVTYYDSAHTKVREVIPVQFGKRKGDYLMFYDGGQLMVKGQYDNDFPVGTWNEYYQYRRQRKKVTRYPRYWYEDGEAVVLSEWDDKGKLIYERPKDADTTEESEK; encoded by the coding sequence ATGTTTTTGCATTCGAGTATGTCCTCTTTCCGCTTTGTTCCTGCATTTGTTACGCTTTGTTTGGCATTTACGGCTGCTGCACAAGAGCAAAACCCTTCGTCGAGCAAAACCAAATCGCAACAACTTAAAGAACGAAAAGCGCAGGCCGATAGCATGCTCCAAAAAGCAGGCATTGCCACGCCTAGCCTTGGAGTTGGTGCCACCGTCGGAGGTAAATCCGTCAAACCCTCGGATGCTAAAGAGTTTTTCAGTGAAACGCTGCCCGACCTTGGCCTCAAAATCAAGGATATTAAGAAAAAAGAAAAGGCACGCAGGCAGAAAAAGAAAAAATACCATACCGATTACGAAGGGCTTGCCATCAACCGCATGACCTCTAGCACGGGAAGTGGCGACCGTATTACGCAAATCGAATTTCACGTTCTGAAAGAATACCGCCAACCACGTACCTACGATGGGCTGGATGTGTATTGGTACGATACCCGCAACCGCATCATTACTAAATCGGTGATGAAAGACAAAGAAGCGGCGCTGATTTTGCACGGCCCATACAAACGCTACGTGTCGGGAAATTTGGTCGAAGAAGGCAATTATTACATCGGCACCAAAGATGGGCGCTGGGAAAGTTACGACGGCGATTATAAATTGTTGGACAAAAGCAAATGGAAACACGGATTTCCTGCCGAGTCAAGAGTCACCTATTATGATTCGGCACACACCAAGGTGCGGGAAGTGATTCCAGTGCAGTTTGGCAAACGCAAAGGTGATTACCTGATGTTTTATGACGGTGGTCAGCTCATGGTCAAAGGCCAATACGACAACGATTTCCCCGTCGGAACCTGGAATGAATACTACCAATACCGTCGTCAACGCAAAAAAGTAACCCGCTACCCTCGCTACTGGTATGAAGACGGCGAAGCAGTGGTTCTCAGCGAATGGGACGATAAGGGCAAACTTATTTACGAACGCCCCAAAGACGCCGACACCACCGAAGAGTCTGAAAAATAA
- a CDS encoding DUF1501 domain-containing protein, whose amino-acid sequence MNRKEFLQQLSFLSGGVAFGMGGMSVKAFAHNPFSIDMEATNGKILVLVQLAGGNDGLNTVVPYENSLYYNKRTSIAIKKENVLPLTSQMGLNPAMAAFKDLYDKGKLTLVQNVGYANPNRSHFRSTDIWLTGSDAAEFWDEGWVGRYLTQLYPGFPLQIPEEPMAIQLGSVESLLIQTDLGSTGVVFSNPTNFYNLVTGTTLDNEPVPDTLAGDELRFMRQVATQSVAYSGIIKQKWDKSLKNLYTYPTTNLASQLKIVSELIGGGLQTPIYLTTIGGFDTHANQVVANATNTGTHANLLRTVSDAVAAFQKDLEKRGLADKVVVMTFSEFGRRVSQNGTMGTDHGSAAPLFVIGSGVRGGILGRNPVLSDLDGNGDIKFEYDFRQIYASILQDHLGVESSTVQKIMGGKTFSTLPIFRQSTSGYVATNQEFTFEQSGANPFTTYTTLLYSLKKDMYVKIGLYDMMGREVGTIKEGNMAAGVYSEIIDGNYWIPGPYLCAMQCDAGKKVIRILKA is encoded by the coding sequence ATGAATCGGAAAGAATTCTTACAACAATTAAGCTTTTTGTCGGGTGGGGTCGCTTTTGGAATGGGCGGAATGTCCGTCAAAGCTTTTGCCCATAATCCGTTTTCCATCGATATGGAAGCAACTAACGGAAAAATCTTGGTTTTAGTCCAGCTTGCGGGTGGAAACGATGGCTTGAATACCGTCGTGCCGTACGAAAACTCGTTGTACTACAACAAGCGTACGAGCATTGCCATCAAAAAAGAAAACGTATTGCCCCTGACAAGTCAGATGGGACTCAATCCTGCAATGGCAGCTTTTAAAGACTTATACGACAAAGGTAAACTGACCCTTGTTCAGAATGTAGGTTATGCCAACCCCAACCGTTCACACTTTCGTTCTACCGATATTTGGTTGACGGGCTCTGATGCGGCCGAATTTTGGGATGAAGGCTGGGTTGGACGCTATTTGACCCAACTCTACCCAGGGTTTCCCCTCCAAATCCCCGAAGAACCCATGGCTATTCAGCTGGGTTCGGTGGAGTCGTTGTTGATTCAAACCGACCTCGGCTCAACGGGGGTAGTGTTTAGTAACCCTACTAATTTTTATAACCTTGTCACAGGAACGACCCTCGATAATGAACCTGTTCCTGATACCCTTGCAGGCGACGAACTTCGTTTTATGCGCCAAGTAGCGACCCAGTCGGTGGCCTACTCGGGCATTATCAAACAAAAATGGGATAAGTCTCTCAAAAATCTTTACACCTACCCTACAACAAACTTGGCAAGTCAGCTCAAAATTGTGAGCGAGCTTATTGGCGGTGGGCTTCAAACTCCAATCTATCTTACCACGATTGGGGGTTTTGATACCCACGCCAACCAAGTAGTGGCCAATGCCACCAACACTGGCACCCACGCCAATTTGCTCAGAACTGTTTCGGATGCCGTGGCTGCTTTCCAAAAAGACTTGGAAAAACGCGGCTTGGCCGACAAAGTAGTGGTCATGACTTTCTCAGAGTTTGGCCGACGGGTGTCGCAAAATGGCACCATGGGTACCGACCACGGCTCAGCGGCACCACTGTTTGTGATTGGTTCGGGCGTTAGGGGAGGGATATTGGGAAGAAATCCTGTCTTGAGTGACCTCGACGGCAACGGCGACATCAAATTTGAGTACGATTTCCGCCAAATCTACGCCAGCATTTTGCAAGACCACTTAGGGGTAGAATCTAGCACTGTCCAAAAGATTATGGGAGGAAAAACGTTCTCAACGCTTCCTATTTTCCGCCAATCGACGAGTGGATACGTGGCTACCAACCAAGAGTTTACGTTTGAACAAAGCGGAGCCAACCCATTCACGACCTACACCACCCTTTTGTACTCACTCAAAAAAGACATGTACGTCAAAATCGGCCTGTACGACATGATGGGTCGTGAAGTAGGTACGATTAAAGAAGGCAACATGGCGGCGGGCGTATATTCAGAGATTATTGACGGAAACTACTGGATACCAGGCCCTTATTTGTGTGCAATGCAATGCGACGCAGGGAAAAAAGTAATCCGAATTTTAAAAGCATAA
- a CDS encoding DUF1800 family protein: protein MPVWDVSNAKHLLSRCLFGYSRKDLDKALSYTTLNDFVEKELLADRPLPSSPGDWVTETPVNNSLEGDRYRAMTYWWYDLMLSEGTNMREKMTLFWHNHFVSARDKVNYPQHLYIQNNLFRRSAWGNFRQLTKDISIDPAMLIYLDGRLSNGTNPNENYAREIMELFTLGVGNYTENDIKQASLAFTGWQVNGLNAVFNPNRFANINKTIFGKTGNYKHGDVVDLILEKPEAAEFVCRKLFKEFVFYKPNEAFVKQMADVFRKNNYEIRPVLKFMLTSEEFFNPQYRGAKIKNPMEITVGILKAFDLTREQVNTTNDWPYIYTQTQALQQQLFYPPDVQGWVGQRDWISSTTFVTRGSLSDYIVNNMGNARATQFKQINTPVSYARTFKTSEDATKLVDDMVGLFLQFPISAAKKQSLLSTLLGSTILANWSTSTPGADNQIKALLKAIMRLPEFQFA, encoded by the coding sequence ATGCCAGTGTGGGATGTTTCTAACGCCAAACACCTGCTGTCTCGCTGCCTGTTTGGTTATTCTCGCAAAGACCTCGACAAAGCGTTATCATACACAACGCTCAACGACTTTGTTGAGAAGGAATTATTGGCCGACCGACCGCTTCCTTCATCTCCAGGAGACTGGGTAACGGAAACGCCTGTCAATAACTCACTCGAAGGCGACCGCTACCGCGCCATGACGTACTGGTGGTACGACCTCATGCTGTCGGAAGGTACAAATATGCGAGAAAAAATGACACTTTTCTGGCATAATCACTTCGTTTCGGCACGAGATAAAGTCAACTACCCGCAGCATTTGTACATTCAAAACAACTTATTTCGGCGTTCGGCTTGGGGAAATTTTAGGCAATTAACCAAAGATATTTCCATCGACCCTGCCATGTTGATTTACTTGGACGGTCGTTTGAGTAATGGAACCAATCCCAACGAAAACTACGCCCGCGAAATCATGGAGCTGTTTACGCTTGGCGTTGGGAATTATACCGAAAATGACATCAAACAAGCCTCCCTTGCTTTTACAGGTTGGCAAGTAAACGGGCTCAATGCGGTATTCAATCCAAACCGTTTCGCCAATATCAATAAAACTATTTTTGGAAAAACGGGCAACTATAAACACGGCGACGTGGTGGACTTGATTCTCGAAAAACCCGAAGCGGCCGAGTTCGTTTGTCGCAAGCTATTCAAAGAGTTTGTGTTTTATAAACCCAACGAGGCTTTTGTCAAGCAAATGGCCGATGTATTTCGTAAAAATAATTACGAAATACGCCCCGTATTAAAGTTTATGCTCACTTCTGAGGAGTTTTTTAACCCACAATACCGAGGCGCCAAAATTAAAAACCCCATGGAAATTACCGTGGGTATTCTTAAAGCCTTTGATTTAACTCGTGAACAAGTCAATACGACCAACGATTGGCCGTACATCTATACGCAAACGCAAGCACTTCAACAACAACTTTTTTACCCCCCAGATGTACAAGGATGGGTAGGGCAACGCGATTGGATTAGCTCAACCACTTTTGTCACGCGCGGCAGTCTTTCCGACTATATCGTCAACAACATGGGAAATGCCAGAGCAACCCAATTTAAACAAATTAATACGCCTGTTTCCTACGCCCGTACCTTCAAAACGTCGGAAGATGCGACCAAATTGGTGGACGATATGGTGGGTCTCTTTTTGCAGTTTCCTATAAGTGCGGCAAAAAAACAGTCGCTGCTTTCGACCTTACTGGGCAGTACGATTCTCGCCAACTGGTCCACCAGTACCCCTGGCGCCGACAACCAAATCAAAGCGTTGCTCAAAGCGATTATGCGCCTGCCAGAATTTCAGTTTGCGTAA